Proteins encoded together in one Solanum lycopersicum chromosome 7, SLM_r2.1 window:
- the LOC104648231 gene encoding uncharacterized protein isoform X2 has protein sequence MDWSGVLEVHMASSGDNDRHHEYLTVSETKQVKEKKSIFEDTAGSISFLPKHCLSTLRGPTFTGYLSRGPLSTASATTTPSTTLDDERSPLVPG, from the exons ATGGCATCAAGCGGTGACAATGATAGACATCACGAGTATCTTACAGTTAGCGAGACTAAACAGGTCAAAGAGAAGAAGTCTATATTTGAGGATACTGCTGGATCTATTTCTTTTCTGCCAAA GCATTGTCTCAGTACGCTACGAGGACCTACCTTTACAGGATATTTGTCGAGAGGACCCTTATCGACAG CCTCAGCAACAACTACACCTAGTACTACTCTAGATGATGAGAGGTCTCCTCTAGTTCCTGGCTAG
- the LOC104648231 gene encoding uncharacterized protein isoform X1 has translation MDWSGVLEVHMASSGDNDRHHEYLTVSETKQVKEKKSIFEDTAGSISFLPKHCLSTLRGPTFTGYLSRGPLSTGTPSPTSTPYSTCTSPELFAMWIRDSKSELSNSMTGTPPLTQCYEYVSASATTTPSTTLDDERSPLVPG, from the exons ATGGCATCAAGCGGTGACAATGATAGACATCACGAGTATCTTACAGTTAGCGAGACTAAACAGGTCAAAGAGAAGAAGTCTATATTTGAGGATACTGCTGGATCTATTTCTTTTCTGCCAAA GCATTGTCTCAGTACGCTACGAGGACCTACCTTTACAGGATATTTGTCGAGAGGACCCTTATCGACAGGTACTCCATCTCCCACAAGTACTCCATATTCTACATGTACATCTCCTGAGTTATTTGCCATGTGGATTAGAGATTCTAAAAGTGAGTTGTCAAATTCTATGACCGGTACGCCTCCATTGACTCAGTGTTATGAGTATGTATCAGCCTCAGCAACAACTACACCTAGTACTACTCTAGATGATGAGAGGTCTCCTCTAGTTCCTGGCTAG